From the Flavobacteriales bacterium genome, one window contains:
- a CDS encoding aminotransferase class I/II-fold pyridoxal phosphate-dependent enzyme, which produces MNETLAELLIHDDRSVRDALAVIDRNAQGICFAVDHAGRLTGVLTDGDIRRSLLAGGSLDRPVAEVMQRRFTALPVGAPAEDIQARLDGTVRHIPLLDERGVPVDFASLRRTHRIQVMAPQLDGNELNYVTDCLRTGWISSQGAYVKRFETGFAERCAMPHALAVSNGTVAIHLALVALGIGEGDEVIVPDLTFAASINTIIHAGATPVIADVHPVTWTLDPAEVERLITPRTKAIMPVHLYGHPCHMDELMAIARRHGLFVVEDCAEALGALYKGRPVGSFGDAATFSFFGNKTITTGEGGMTLFRDQAVAARATMLRDHGMDKQRRYWHLEVGYNYRMTNIQAAIGVAQLERLEAFVQAKRDLAAAYTQGLMAIGDISAPPEEPWALNGFWLYSCLIGNDFGLGRDEVMDRMARNGIETRPLFHPLHVMPPYGRYVRPGQTFPVSTRLSEAGLSLPSSVTITRAEQDHVLEVLHAIKHTRQLHAQA; this is translated from the coding sequence ATGAACGAGACCCTGGCCGAACTGCTCATCCACGATGACCGGAGCGTGCGCGACGCACTGGCCGTGATCGACCGCAACGCGCAGGGCATCTGCTTCGCGGTGGACCACGCGGGCCGGCTCACCGGCGTGCTCACCGATGGCGACATCCGGCGTTCGTTGCTGGCCGGTGGCTCGCTGGACCGGCCGGTGGCCGAGGTGATGCAGCGCCGCTTCACCGCGCTGCCGGTGGGCGCGCCCGCCGAGGACATCCAGGCGCGGCTCGACGGCACCGTGCGGCACATCCCCTTGCTCGATGAGCGCGGGGTGCCCGTGGACTTCGCCAGCCTGCGCCGCACGCACCGCATCCAGGTGATGGCCCCGCAGCTGGACGGCAACGAGCTCAACTACGTCACCGACTGCCTGCGCACGGGCTGGATCAGCTCGCAGGGCGCCTATGTGAAGCGGTTCGAGACCGGCTTCGCGGAGCGCTGCGCCATGCCCCATGCGCTCGCCGTGAGCAACGGCACGGTGGCCATCCACCTGGCCCTGGTGGCCCTCGGCATCGGCGAAGGCGACGAGGTCATCGTGCCGGACCTCACCTTCGCGGCGAGCATCAACACCATCATCCACGCCGGCGCCACGCCCGTCATCGCCGACGTGCATCCGGTCACCTGGACGCTCGACCCCGCCGAGGTGGAGCGGCTCATCACCCCGCGCACCAAGGCGATCATGCCGGTGCACCTCTACGGCCATCCGTGCCACATGGACGAGCTGATGGCCATCGCGCGCAGGCACGGGCTGTTCGTGGTGGAGGACTGTGCCGAGGCGCTCGGTGCCCTGTACAAGGGCCGCCCGGTGGGCAGCTTCGGCGATGCGGCCACCTTCAGCTTCTTCGGCAACAAGACCATCACCACGGGCGAGGGCGGCATGACGCTCTTCCGCGACCAAGCGGTGGCCGCGCGGGCCACGATGCTGCGTGACCACGGCATGGACAAGCAGCGCCGCTACTGGCACCTCGAGGTGGGCTACAACTACCGGATGACCAACATCCAGGCGGCGATCGGCGTGGCCCAGCTCGAGCGGTTGGAGGCGTTCGTGCAGGCGAAGCGTGATCTGGCCGCTGCGTACACCCAAGGCCTGATGGCCATCGGAGACATCAGCGCCCCGCCCGAGGAGCCGTGGGCGCTGAACGGGTTCTGGCTGTACAGCTGCCTCATCGGCAACGATTTCGGTCTGGGCCGCGACGAGGTGATGGACCGCATGGCGCGCAACGGCATCGAGACCAGGCCGCTGTTCCACCCGCTGCACGTGATGCCGCCGTACGGGCGTTACGTGCGGCCTGGGCAGACCTTCCCGGTGAGCACACGCCTGTCGGAGGCGGGCCTGAGCCTGCCCAGCAGTGTCACCATCACCCGGGCGGAGCAGGACCACGTGCTGGAGGTCCTGCACGCCATCAAGCACACGCGGCAGCTGCACGCGCAGGCATGA
- a CDS encoding acylneuraminate cytidylyltransferase family protein, which yields MRVLYLIPARGGSKGLPGKNVRPLLGRPLIAWSVTAALEAARVRPGRVVVSTDDAAIAEAARSAGAELPFIRPAELATDTASSMDVVLHALDHLEREGEPIDLVCMLEPTSPQRTAADVLAAMDLLLTTPGAESVVGVCRTEGGHPAFLARMDDIGFIRPYAGEHFVFKRRQEIDDVYFFEGSLYIARSSSLRDRRSFYHERTLGHAMPKWKSFEVDDAVDLILIEALMKARQEGTIDDR from the coding sequence ATGAGGGTCCTCTACCTGATCCCGGCGCGCGGCGGCAGCAAGGGGTTGCCCGGCAAGAACGTGCGCCCGCTTCTGGGCCGGCCGCTGATCGCCTGGTCGGTGACGGCCGCGCTCGAGGCGGCCCGCGTCCGGCCGGGCCGAGTGGTGGTGAGCACCGATGACGCCGCGATCGCGGAGGCCGCCCGCAGCGCCGGTGCCGAGCTGCCGTTCATCCGTCCCGCTGAACTGGCCACCGACACGGCCTCGTCGATGGACGTCGTGCTCCACGCCCTCGACCACCTGGAACGGGAGGGGGAGCCCATCGACCTGGTGTGCATGCTGGAGCCCACGTCACCTCAACGCACCGCCGCCGACGTGCTGGCCGCCATGGACCTGTTGCTGACCACGCCCGGTGCGGAGAGCGTCGTGGGCGTGTGCCGCACCGAGGGCGGGCATCCCGCTTTCCTCGCCCGCATGGACGACATCGGTTTCATCCGGCCCTACGCGGGGGAGCACTTCGTGTTCAAGCGCCGTCAGGAGATCGATGACGTCTACTTCTTCGAAGGAAGCCTGTACATCGCGCGATCGTCCTCGCTGCGCGATCGTCGAAGCTTCTACCACGAGCGCACGCTGGGGCATGCGATGCCGAAGTGGAAGTCGTTCGAGGTGGACGACGCGGTGGACCTCATCCTCATCGAGGCGCTGATGAAGGCCCGGCAGGAAGGAACGATCGACGACCGATGA
- a CDS encoding glutamate-1-semialdehyde 2,1-aminomutase encodes MNWSDRLHAAIPGGAHTYSRGDDQYPSNAPPILSHGKGAYVWDAEGKRYLDYGMGLRAVTLGYADERVNAAAIAEIGKGNNLTRPSLTELEAAERMLSLFPWAGMVKFAKNGSIVTTAAVKLARAFTGRTHVAIPAEQPFFTYDDWFIGSTPMDRGIPEEHKRLTLKFSYNDIASVERLFAEHPGRIACVLMEPATSLSSCPASCGGLLEQRSCAGCPQRSLNFLQQVKALCAKHGAVFVLDEMITGFRWDLHGAMKGYDIEPDLATFGKGMANGFALAALIGRREIMELGGIRQAGAERVFLISTTHGSEMSAFGAFNRTVEIYQSEDITGHLWRYGRRLIEGLNTLAAEAGVADRFEAHGFGCSPYYTTRDAQGQVSLPFRTLWSQEMIRGGVLMPWVALSAAHGDAELDQTLTAARKALAVYAAALSDGIDKHLVGPAVKPVFRKHN; translated from the coding sequence ATGAACTGGAGCGACCGACTGCACGCGGCGATCCCCGGAGGTGCGCACACCTACAGCCGGGGCGATGACCAATACCCGTCCAATGCGCCGCCCATCCTGAGCCATGGCAAGGGTGCGTACGTGTGGGATGCGGAGGGGAAGCGCTACCTGGACTACGGCATGGGCTTGCGGGCCGTGACGCTCGGCTACGCGGACGAGCGGGTGAACGCCGCGGCCATCGCGGAGATCGGCAAGGGCAACAACCTCACGCGGCCCTCGCTCACCGAGCTGGAGGCGGCCGAGCGCATGCTGTCGCTCTTCCCCTGGGCGGGCATGGTGAAGTTCGCCAAGAACGGCAGCATCGTCACCACCGCCGCGGTGAAGCTCGCCCGCGCCTTCACGGGCCGCACGCACGTGGCCATCCCGGCCGAGCAGCCCTTCTTCACCTACGACGACTGGTTCATCGGCAGCACGCCCATGGACCGCGGGATCCCGGAGGAGCACAAGCGGCTGACGTTGAAGTTCAGCTACAACGACATCGCTTCGGTGGAGCGCCTCTTCGCCGAGCATCCCGGCCGCATCGCCTGCGTGCTGATGGAGCCGGCCACCTCGCTCTCCTCGTGTCCCGCATCCTGTGGTGGGCTGCTCGAACAGCGTTCCTGCGCGGGCTGCCCACAGCGTTCGCTCAACTTCCTGCAGCAGGTGAAGGCCCTTTGCGCGAAGCACGGTGCCGTCTTCGTGCTGGACGAGATGATCACCGGCTTCCGGTGGGACCTGCACGGAGCGATGAAGGGGTACGACATCGAGCCGGACCTGGCCACCTTCGGCAAGGGCATGGCCAACGGGTTCGCGCTGGCGGCGCTCATCGGCCGGCGCGAGATCATGGAATTGGGCGGCATCCGCCAAGCCGGCGCCGAACGCGTCTTCCTCATCAGCACCACGCACGGTTCGGAGATGTCGGCCTTCGGGGCCTTCAACCGCACGGTGGAGATCTACCAAAGCGAGGACATCACCGGCCACCTGTGGCGGTACGGTCGTCGGTTGATCGAGGGCCTCAACACCCTGGCGGCAGAGGCCGGCGTGGCGGACCGGTTCGAGGCGCACGGCTTCGGCTGCTCTCCCTACTACACCACCCGTGATGCCCAAGGACAGGTCTCCCTGCCCTTCCGCACGCTGTGGAGCCAGGAGATGATCCGGGGGGGTGTGCTGATGCCGTGGGTGGCGCTTTCAGCAGCGCACGGCGATGCGGAGCTCGACCAGACCCTGACGGCAGCGCGCAAAGCCCTCGCCGTGTACGCCGCCGCACTGAGCGACGGCATCGACAAGCACCTCGTGGGCCCGGCCGTGAAACCCGTCTTCCGCAAGCACAACTGA
- a CDS encoding SDR family oxidoreductase, giving the protein MGLLEDKVVVITGGAGRLGRVFTEAVVGAGGRVVVAEVMNARTTEAIEALRAAHGDAVAGVECNITDADSLDRLIAGSVERFGRIDALVNNAYPRNAAYGRRFEEVAYADFVENVGMHAGGYFLASQRFIAHFRRQGHGNIVNMASIYGVVAPRFEVYAGTDMTMPVEYAVIKSGVLMLTRYIAAHCAGMGIRCNAISPGGIRDGQPEAFLERYRAHALTKGMLDAQDVTGTLLFLLSDLSAYINGQNIVVDDGWTL; this is encoded by the coding sequence ATGGGCCTGCTGGAGGACAAGGTGGTGGTGATCACCGGCGGCGCCGGGCGCTTGGGCCGGGTGTTCACCGAGGCCGTGGTGGGCGCGGGTGGCCGGGTGGTGGTGGCGGAAGTGATGAACGCGCGCACCACGGAGGCCATCGAGGCCCTTCGTGCGGCGCATGGCGATGCCGTGGCGGGGGTCGAATGCAACATCACCGATGCGGACTCGCTGGACCGCCTCATCGCCGGGTCGGTGGAGCGCTTCGGTCGCATCGATGCGCTGGTGAACAACGCCTATCCGCGGAACGCGGCGTACGGAAGGCGGTTCGAGGAGGTGGCCTATGCGGACTTCGTGGAGAACGTGGGCATGCATGCGGGGGGCTACTTCCTCGCATCGCAGCGCTTCATCGCCCACTTCCGCCGGCAGGGCCACGGCAACATCGTCAACATGGCCAGCATCTACGGCGTGGTGGCCCCGCGTTTCGAGGTATACGCCGGCACGGACATGACCATGCCGGTGGAGTACGCCGTGATCAAGAGCGGCGTGCTGATGCTCACGCGCTACATCGCTGCCCATTGCGCGGGCATGGGCATCCGCTGCAACGCCATCAGTCCGGGCGGTATTCGCGACGGACAACCCGAGGCCTTCCTCGAGCGGTACCGGGCGCACGCGCTCACCAAGGGCATGCTGGACGCCCAGGACGTCACGGGCACCCTGCTGTTCCTGCTCAGCGACCTGTCCGCCTACATCAACGGCCAGAACATCGTGGTGGACGATGGCTGGACCTTGTGA
- a CDS encoding polysaccharide biosynthesis C-terminal domain-containing protein, with translation MGIVKRQGLSNTLLVYAGTAIGFLSLVVVQPHFLSKEELGLTRLILAFSSVFSILFSLGISAVTIRYLPKAFHPESRHRGFFGFLLSYTLAGIIAGTLVLHLAKGFILRSYVSGAEVFNEHFNYVLILTIILAFVLGLNAYCIALMRTVITTVLNDIVVRLLLIAIIFVRYSGFFDRESFLLAFCGIYAIQALVLLLAIHRGDRPGLQPDLNFFRGSIGLRPIFRYGLIITLTALNSVTLKYVDTMFVGTISLELVAVYSVSAFLGLAVEIPLNALERVANPSVAHALARGDLSTVRTIYRDSARALLLIGGWLFLLVAANAADLFTLLPDDYDQGVIVTQVIALGALINMGTGVNYPILANSHRYIWGSVFLVVLLVLTIVGNIILIPKLGMLGAAIAGCIASVAYNGLKFEFIRRVFGMQPFDGSTAKLILVVSMVFAIGVLLPMPGGAVLSITFRSLLITTVYILLVLGLRTSSDLYRYIPDTWRKRLPFLRTS, from the coding sequence GTGGGAATCGTCAAGAGGCAAGGGCTCTCGAACACCCTCCTGGTCTACGCGGGCACGGCGATCGGCTTCCTGAGCCTGGTCGTTGTCCAGCCTCACTTCCTGAGCAAAGAGGAACTCGGGCTCACCCGGTTGATTCTCGCGTTCTCCAGTGTATTCTCGATCCTCTTCTCCCTTGGCATCAGCGCGGTCACCATCCGGTACCTTCCCAAGGCGTTCCATCCGGAAAGCCGTCACAGAGGATTCTTCGGTTTCTTGCTCTCCTACACGCTGGCCGGGATCATCGCCGGCACCTTGGTGCTTCACCTGGCGAAAGGGTTCATTCTCCGATCCTACGTCTCCGGTGCCGAAGTGTTCAATGAGCACTTCAACTATGTTCTCATCCTCACCATCATCCTTGCCTTCGTCCTCGGACTGAACGCGTACTGCATCGCGCTCATGCGCACGGTGATCACCACGGTACTGAACGACATCGTGGTCCGCCTGCTCCTGATCGCCATCATCTTCGTTCGGTACAGCGGGTTCTTCGATCGCGAGTCGTTCCTCCTGGCGTTCTGTGGGATCTATGCCATCCAGGCCCTGGTGTTGTTGCTCGCCATCCATCGTGGCGATAGACCCGGCCTGCAGCCGGACCTGAACTTCTTCCGCGGGTCGATCGGGCTTCGGCCGATCTTCAGGTACGGCCTCATCATCACGCTCACGGCATTGAACTCAGTGACCCTGAAGTATGTGGACACGATGTTCGTGGGCACCATCTCGCTGGAGCTGGTCGCCGTCTACAGCGTGTCGGCGTTCCTTGGGCTGGCGGTCGAGATCCCCCTGAACGCCTTGGAGCGGGTGGCCAATCCAAGCGTCGCCCATGCGCTTGCCCGCGGCGACCTTTCCACGGTCAGGACCATTTACCGGGACTCTGCAAGAGCGCTGCTGCTGATCGGTGGTTGGCTATTCCTCCTGGTGGCGGCGAACGCCGCGGATCTCTTTACCCTGTTGCCCGACGACTACGACCAGGGTGTGATCGTCACGCAGGTCATCGCGCTCGGGGCGCTCATCAACATGGGGACCGGTGTCAATTACCCGATCCTCGCCAATTCGCATCGGTACATCTGGGGGTCCGTATTCCTTGTGGTCCTGCTCGTACTCACCATCGTCGGCAACATCATACTCATCCCAAAGCTCGGGATGCTCGGGGCCGCCATAGCGGGATGCATTGCTTCCGTGGCCTATAATGGGTTGAAGTTCGAGTTCATCCGAAGAGTGTTCGGCATGCAGCCCTTCGATGGATCCACCGCAAAGCTGATCCTGGTCGTCTCCATGGTCTTCGCGATCGGCGTACTCCTTCCCATGCCCGGCGGTGCGGTCCTCTCGATCACCTTCCGCAGCCTGCTCATCACAACCGTCTATATCCTGCTCGTCCTGGGCTTGAGGACTTCCTCGGACCTTTACAGGTACATCCCGGATACCTGGCGCAAGCGCTTGCCATTCCTTCGGACGTCCTAG
- a CDS encoding class I SAM-dependent methyltransferase: MVEGIRDVDIPGRGVMTNAIWMIELGRLCQSIDVSRAAGTRGGQYGTVLRLKSGAIDQGEQLDEAKEPGAHDLDISLTKARKGAAHAVIVIPATHHTTVTGTPNDPEFERSTCLLCGASSPIAVAEHGQFHLPTHVVVCERCGFSYLDPRWSKERYAAFYVHEYDTLYRPEIAAQDDLRTRFVPVKQIIERLKERQLLREPERVLDLGSGMGHALTYLRENQWPNSRYEAIEPSSECIKHLRTNGIELVASDVYSNWEESREGRYDLIIMRHVLEHFHDPLSVLRKVRQALAKDGLLYLAVPDALHPTKPLHGHFFRVVHISYFSKHSLRSMCEAAGLAIESIHEGDQHARNEVFTFCRPGLVRDLVPDSSLAKIQVQVYRRMGRPDPLFATRRALARMARKLGVIQ, from the coding sequence ATGGTTGAAGGCATCCGCGATGTAGATATCCCCGGTCGCGGGGTCATGACAAACGCCATATGGATGATCGAACTGGGCCGTTTGTGCCAATCCATTGACGTATCCCGCGCTGCCGGTACCCGCGGCGGTCAGTACGGAACTGTATTGCGCCTGAAGAGCGGTGCAATCGATCAAGGCGAGCAGCTGGACGAAGCGAAGGAACCTGGTGCACATGACCTGGACATATCTTTGACCAAAGCTAGGAAAGGCGCCGCGCACGCTGTAATCGTCATTCCGGCCACACACCACACAACGGTGACTGGAACACCCAACGACCCGGAGTTCGAACGGAGCACCTGCCTGCTCTGCGGCGCCTCCAGCCCGATCGCGGTCGCGGAACATGGCCAGTTCCATCTGCCGACCCATGTGGTGGTCTGCGAACGCTGCGGATTCAGTTATCTGGACCCCCGCTGGAGCAAGGAACGCTACGCTGCATTCTACGTGCACGAGTATGACACGCTCTACAGGCCGGAGATCGCCGCACAGGATGACCTGCGGACCAGGTTCGTACCTGTCAAGCAGATCATCGAACGGTTGAAGGAACGCCAGCTCCTCAGGGAACCGGAGCGCGTGCTCGATCTCGGTTCCGGCATGGGCCATGCGCTCACTTACCTGCGCGAGAACCAGTGGCCGAACAGCCGGTATGAAGCCATCGAACCCTCCTCAGAATGCATCAAGCATTTGCGGACGAACGGCATCGAGCTGGTCGCATCGGACGTATACAGTAACTGGGAAGAGAGCCGAGAAGGTCGGTACGACCTCATCATCATGCGGCATGTCCTCGAGCATTTCCATGACCCGCTCTCAGTGCTGAGAAAGGTGCGGCAGGCGCTGGCCAAGGACGGTCTTCTGTACCTCGCAGTGCCGGATGCCCTGCATCCCACCAAACCTCTTCATGGACACTTCTTCAGGGTCGTCCACATCAGTTATTTCAGCAAGCATTCCCTGCGGAGCATGTGTGAAGCCGCGGGTCTTGCCATTGAGAGCATCCACGAAGGGGATCAACATGCCCGGAACGAGGTCTTCACCTTCTGTCGACCCGGCCTGGTGCGCGATCTTGTGCCGGACAGCTCGTTGGCCAAGATCCAAGTACAGGTCTACCGACGCATGGGCCGCCCTGATCCCCTGTTCGCGACCAGGCGTGCCTTGGCGCGGATGGCACGAAAGCTCGGCGTGATCCAGTAA
- a CDS encoding T9SS type A sorting domain-containing protein has product MSLIAGTPGVSGDILGQALNARFDTPTGVFFKDGYLYICDNLNNKIKRMDGLGQVTLVAGSGISGGADGPVSQATFYQPKSIAVDDSGTVYVADYESHKIRKVKNGVVTTVAGTGTPGSTFGPGTSSQLHRPRDLCIAPDGTIYFVDLMNHRVKKLTPSGMVEPVAGNGIPGWLDGSGSAARFNTPVAIDWLDTSTLLVLDAVNPRLRMVAITGDVVTLAGSGNAGFQDGALMSAEFALPQDICLDGECSIYIGDRDNMRIRKLRRDGECVLHLPDLSSSQIALSIRPNPASTTATLLWPGPSAPTMVELIDARGARVQADVRRFADRVELDVAALRAGLYTVRVSGDGRVGSARLVRE; this is encoded by the coding sequence GTGTCGCTCATCGCTGGGACACCTGGTGTGTCCGGCGACATTCTAGGTCAGGCGTTGAACGCCAGGTTCGATACGCCCACCGGGGTTTTTTTCAAGGATGGATACCTCTACATCTGCGATAACCTGAACAACAAGATCAAGCGGATGGACGGGTTGGGGCAGGTCACGCTCGTGGCGGGCTCCGGGATCTCCGGTGGTGCTGATGGGCCGGTGAGCCAGGCGACCTTCTACCAACCGAAGAGCATTGCCGTGGATGACTCTGGGACGGTCTATGTGGCCGATTATGAGAGCCACAAGATCCGAAAGGTCAAGAACGGTGTGGTCACCACCGTGGCCGGTACCGGTACGCCGGGCAGTACGTTCGGGCCGGGCACCTCCTCGCAACTGCACCGCCCACGTGACCTGTGCATCGCCCCGGATGGAACGATCTACTTCGTCGACCTGATGAACCACCGGGTGAAGAAGCTCACTCCCTCAGGCATGGTCGAACCAGTTGCGGGGAACGGGATCCCGGGATGGCTGGACGGTTCCGGCAGTGCCGCCCGGTTCAATACACCGGTGGCCATCGACTGGTTGGATACCAGCACGTTGCTGGTCCTCGATGCGGTGAACCCTCGTTTGAGGATGGTCGCCATCACCGGCGATGTGGTCACCTTGGCGGGCAGCGGGAATGCCGGGTTTCAGGATGGAGCCCTGATGTCTGCGGAGTTCGCTCTGCCTCAAGACATCTGCCTTGACGGGGAGTGTAGCATCTACATCGGTGACAGGGACAACATGAGGATCCGGAAGCTCCGTCGCGATGGCGAATGTGTGCTCCACCTCCCCGACCTCTCCTCCTCGCAGATCGCTCTCTCCATCCGCCCCAACCCCGCCTCCACCACGGCCACGCTGCTTTGGCCGGGCCCATCGGCACCCACGATGGTGGAGCTGATCGATGCCCGCGGCGCGCGGGTGCAGGCCGATGTGCGGCGCTTCGCGGATCGCGTGGAACTGGACGTGGCCGCCCTTCGGGCCGGGCTCTATACGGTGCGCGTGAGCGGCGACGGACGGGTCGGCTCGGCTCGGCTGGTACGCGAATGA
- a CDS encoding DUF2147 domain-containing protein, producing the protein MRALLLSALLAATLPLAAQPPRPGTDITGRWSSVDDITGKPRSVVEITVRHGKAYGRIVELYDKTKMEAVCDLCPGDRKDQRILGLEVIRDMVADGDEWDDGTILDPENGKEYNCKLWVEDGTLKVRGYIAFLYRTQTWVRSAGR; encoded by the coding sequence ATGCGTGCCCTGCTCCTTTCCGCCCTGCTGGCGGCCACCCTGCCGCTGGCCGCCCAACCACCGCGCCCCGGAACGGACATCACCGGACGCTGGTCGTCCGTCGATGACATCACCGGAAAGCCGCGCAGCGTAGTGGAGATCACTGTACGCCACGGCAAGGCCTATGGCCGCATCGTGGAGCTCTACGACAAGACCAAGATGGAGGCGGTGTGCGACCTCTGCCCGGGTGACCGCAAGGACCAGCGCATCCTGGGCCTGGAGGTGATCCGCGACATGGTGGCCGATGGCGATGAGTGGGACGATGGCACCATCCTGGACCCCGAGAACGGCAAGGAGTACAACTGCAAGCTGTGGGTGGAGGACGGCACCCTGAAGGTGCGCGGCTACATCGCGTTCCTCTATCGCACGCAGACCTGGGTGCGGTCAGCAGGACGTTGA